AGTCGACCTTTTCCAACTTACTGATGCACAGAAGAATGATCCTGAAGTACAAGAGATGGAAAAGAAAGTGAATGCACAGGTTAAGGGAGACGATACAGGGTAAGATACGTGTATGAGAATGGTTTGTTGTTCCGCAGTGTCCCCAGCAGTCTTCAAGGGGAGAAACTACAATTAATCATTCCAACTTCTCTCCGCGATGAATTCTTACAATATGCCCATGACAATCCTTTAAGTGGACATCTTGGGAGAATGGACACTTCTCAGGCTGTTACAAGTTGCATATTGGACTAGTGTAAGAGCAGATGTATGGATGTACTGTAAGAATTGTCAAGTCTATCAAAAGTACAAACCTAACCTTTCAGGACATCTACACCAGTGGTGGAGCCAGGTTATATGCTGAGAGTGGATCTGATGGGACCTTTTCCAAAGAGTGGAAAGCAGAATGAACATCTGTTTGTAGTGGTAGACTACTGTTCAAAGTGGGTGGTATTTCCCTTAGATGGGAAACTCCGGCTTACCTTGTATCCGACCGTGGAGCACAGTTTACATCACAACTAATAAACCTAGTGTGCAAACAATAATTAACAACTGCATACCATCCACAAACCAACCTCACTGAAAGGATCAATCGGACAATTAAAACTATGATTGCTTCTTATGTGGAAGGGCACCACAGATGATGGGACAGATGGTTGGCGGAGTTCAGATTTGCAATTAACACAGCATGGCATGAAAGTACTGGATTTACACCTGCTGAGGTGGCCCTAGGAAGGAAACTAAAGGGGCCTCTGGAAAGGGCCATCATTATCCATCTGACCCAAGCAGCTCTACCTATGAAGTATTAGAAAGACAGCAAAACTTGATCCAATTGGTAAGGTAGAATGTAGGAAAAGCCCAGactaaacaaaaatgttattaCAATCAGAAAAGAAAATTGACACACTTCCAAGTAGGTGATGTAGTTTGGGTCCGTGCTCTTTCGTTGTCCAAGTCAGACTACTGGTCAGACTTCGAGGTGCTGACATGAAATTTAAGTTTCTTATGTTTCTTCTCTTACAAATTTTGTGCAGTTTCCACAAACTTGATGACTGCATCACAGATTGTGAGAAAAAAGTTTCTTTGATTTTTGTATGCCCTTATCTGCAAACCAATTTGATAGCTAAGTTGCTCAAAAGGAAATGGGGGCATATCTTAGCAACGTTTTTATATATTGACAATAAACTCAGCGACATTTCCTTGAAAGAATGTAGCTAATGTCATTGCTATCACTCATATCTGAATTGCTTTATTTCAAAAGCCTTACTGTATTTTATGGCACTTTATTTACCATTTTGATCCCCTGTCCTCTACACAAGTCCTCGTATCCATTTTGCCATGGATTTTGAAGGGAAGACATGTCAAATCGAGTAATTAAGTGTTGCATTCCGTCCCAGTTTTTAATATTCTCTTTCAGGTTGTTGATAAATGCGGATTGGAGTTTAGGCTTCCAATTTAAATGCTCTGTGGAAGATGAGTCAGATTACTTTAGGAAAAAATTGACTTAGAAcccttttattaaaattttaaatatttaaaatttatttattttttatttaaaataaagcatgcATAAAGTAGAATTAAAagacacatatatatttaaaaacatcataAGTTACCACAGTCCAGTAATGGTTGTGTGACTCCAAGAGCAGTGGGTAGGTTCAATAACTGAAACTGAATAGAAATAAGAAGATTCAGAACTTTCTGTTTGGTGACCACAGCTTCTGCTCCAGCATGAAGCTTCCTCACGGTCTCCTGAATCCAGAGAATGGCACAACAGTACTGCTGGTTCTGATGAGCAATCACTGCAATGTGGAAACACTCATCTGGGTTCAGCACAGACAGAGTTTCTAACCctgaaaataacacacacacacacacacacacacacacacacacacacacacacacacacacacacacacatatgtatatatatacaataatatacatattttgTAACACTGTATTTCTATCAATAAAGACATATAATGAGAAAAAGGTCATTAATGTAGCAAGTAACGATGTTTAATGACTCACCAGTCATGTCCTTTGGCTCTAGTCTGTAGAATTTCTGCAGTCTAACAATGGCGAGTGCTATACCAAATTATTTTCATTGAGAAGCAGCTGAGTTTTTGACATGAGCAAGTCTATTGCTGTGcatattaaatgataaaaaagtaaataaataaataaacattcactATTGCGTTAAAATTGAATATAACTGTGCTTATGTGCCCAACCTAAATAAATAGTAAGACATCCATGTGGGAGATGTTTCACTAGCCCGGTGCAAAATCGCTACACACTTCCAACTCTCCAATAATCTCTACAATTATTACCACACTGGTTTTCTATCTGGTCAATATGGTGTTGTGGTTTTCACGCCTAGATATGTGTTCCCTGGTGGGCAATCTTCACCAATTTTACATACCATAACTAAGAGCAATAAGGTTGTGAATGTTGAATTAGCAGATTAATAACGCAGCTGTACATAAATACTGCAATCCAAATGGAAGACATTTTAGAGTTCTAAGAGCACAAATTGTTGGTGTGCATCTCATTGGTGGATCTTTGTAGTGTATCGAGAGCTATGATATCCATATATCGTGTGTTCGTTATCgatagtgtttttttaattattatttatttatttatttgaaagggacaatgcacatcaatcaacattttttgtttacactcaaaatgtaaatgtggcaGAATTAGCTGAAAAgctatttttcatctgcagtcCCTTGGCAGGTCAACACAGTATCAtagtacaaaaattaaatacatgaaaaacacaaaacagattaaaacactaaatagataataataaatacaatacaaaaatgttGATGCAGGAGGAAGCTGTCTGAATGGGATGTCCAGGTACTAACCAAGATAAACTTAAAACCACATCTGCTTAGCTCATTGCAGAATTAAATGTGCACTTAAACTCTATTGTTTCCATCAAAACTCTTGATGGCGCCACTATTCTGCAACAGAAATGGCTCAGAATCTCTGTTCAGACTTGACTTGTACTGTGTATGTAATTTTGAAGACAAATTGGTGCCACAATAGGAGGCCctacacacactaatatttaCTAATATTTATTGGGATCTACAACTAGTAGATTCAGTGCCATTGTCCTACCTATCTACTGTCACAAGCAAGCACTACTCACATTTTCTGACACTTTTTTCCATTGCTCTGTGGCCCTGTTCAAATTCTCATATACCCATAGCAGGTGATATTCTTGGTGGCCATGTTTAACACTGGCACTCTGCAAcatgtgttctgacacctttctaccATATCCAAAATTTTTCTTCAACAGTTGTCTTACAAATGTGTTAGCTTTTCCCTCCCCATGCATAGCAGTGAGCCTTGAGTGCCTGTGGCCCTGTCATTGCTTCACCAATCGTCCTTGCATGGCCCACCTTTTTAGATATTAATAATTGAATAGCATTTTTGCCCCTTTTCTGAACAAATGAtggacaaaaatgacaaaaaagatgAAGCAAGCATTGGTAGACCAATTCAAACAAATTTTGTTTCTTAGATTTTTGATTTGATGAATATTTCATCCATAATACATGTACAAATTTGATGGCAAAGTCACCAGGAAGTAAGGTCTGTCCATAATGGGCAAACAACTTTGATAAAAGAGTCCACTAAACAGGACATGAGGGCATAATTccacaataagaaaaaaattttCTACATAAAGTTTGGAAGCCTTACCCTTGACGATATCCATCTTTGTGATTTTCTCAATGGCTGTGCCCACATTTCTTAGCTGTCTTATAAATTTATATGCAGTGAGAGGGTTGCTAATTAATTTTTCTGGATCTTTAGAGGTATCATCAGAGATACTATCAAGATCTTGAAGAGCCCTGTCAGTAATAAATAGAAGATTATAAGATGTTTTCAGACACTATACAAAGAACTGTGACAATGGATCATTTCCAACAACCCACGATTATGATGACAAGATATTCTTATGAGGTAAAACTGTCATGAATGGTTGCATATATTTTTTGTGCTTGTCTATCGAAACACATACTTAAAAGATATAGAAAAATCCCAGAAAGTAAAAGATATAGAAAAATCCCAGAATTTGTATTGGAtaaattacaaaacattttctgatTTTAGACACTGGATGTAGTAACAAAtgagaaggtttttattatttttttaccttttcatTAGAACCATTTGATTTTCCAGCGATGAAATGCAAAATTGAAGACTCTGAGTAAGATCCCTCTTTATGTCAGTGAGCTGGGTCATATGGTCTGTAAACCAGAAATTGCTTTAACAGAAGGTTAAAAGCTCACCTTTTCTAATAATCACTATGGTCTATGGAACAACTCTCAATTGTCTTGAGACTTCTCAAAAGTCTTATATTAGGTATTTTACATCACAttattgaaaacaaaacaaaattgaaTAATCAatgaattatatgtatataattgtatattGTACTTCATTTTGGTTCATTTTGGTTTTGAATTTctcatagaaaaaaataataatacatacatgTTAATATAcacttaataatataaaataaatattacaatacacCTTTCTCACCTTAAAGAAAATATAACTTAACTTTCtcttagtattattattatttattcttatgtTTATTGTATAAGTCCTTACTTGTTATTTTA
This genomic interval from Tachysurus vachellii isolate PV-2020 chromosome 17, HZAU_Pvac_v1, whole genome shotgun sequence contains the following:
- the LOC132860381 gene encoding LOW QUALITY PROTEIN: prolyl 4-hydroxylase subunit alpha-1 (The sequence of the model RefSeq protein was modified relative to this genomic sequence to represent the inferred CDS: inserted 1 base in 1 codon), encoding MTQLTDIKRDLTQSLQFCISSLENQMVLMKRALQDLDSISDDTSKDPEKLISNPLTAYKFIRQLRNVGTAIEKITKMDIVKAIDLLMSKTQLLLNENNXGIALAIVRLQKFYRLEPKDMTGLETLSVLNPDECFHIAVIAHQNQQYCCAILWIQETVRKLHAGAEAVVTKQKVLNLLISIQFQLLNLPTALGVTQPLLDCEHLNWKPKLQSAFINNLKENIKNWDGMQHLITRFDMSSLQNPWQNGYEDLCRGQGIKMNPTRQKKLVCRYKTGQGNPQMMYAPAKEEEEWDEPLILRYHDLISLSEIDVLKRLSRTKLSRAKVSDPVTGKLISTTLRVSKSAWLSKDENPVVARVNQRIADITGLDVDTAEDLQVANYGIGGHYEPHYDSMVANGVPFTERRIATVLVYMSDVEVGGSTVFPDIGAALQPKIGSAVIWLNLLKNGEEDTRTLHAACPVFVGSKWVANKWIRCRGQEFRRRCTLSRSE